From the Leptotrichia sp. oral taxon 221 genome, one window contains:
- a CDS encoding ABC transporter ATP-binding protein, whose product MENNTLVEIKNLDVNFRINDDYYKAVDNVNLKLKKNEILAIVGESGCGKSTLATSIMGLHNLLNTKLSGEIIYKDKNLLELSEEEYNEIRGGEIGMIFQDPLSALNPLMRIEAQIEEGLIYHTKLNQNERKNRVYELLQQVGIQNYKRIARQFPHELSGGMRQRVMIALALACKPNVIIADEPTTALDVTIQAQILDLLKSIQDEIHAGIILITHDLGVVAEMADRVAVMYAGEIVEIASVNELFENPKHPYTRSLLKSIPQIDTETDELYTIKGTVPSLKNLDRNGCRFSNRIPWIDKKEHENNPQLHEIEKEHFVRCTCWKNFHFLEEKRNGRLYIY is encoded by the coding sequence TTGGAAAATAATACTTTGGTTGAAATTAAAAATTTAGATGTAAATTTTCGTATTAATGATGATTATTATAAGGCTGTCGATAATGTAAATTTGAAATTGAAAAAGAATGAAATTCTGGCGATAGTTGGGGAATCTGGTTGCGGGAAAAGTACATTGGCGACTTCAATTATGGGATTGCATAATCTATTGAATACGAAATTATCGGGGGAAATAATTTACAAAGATAAAAATTTGTTGGAATTGAGTGAAGAGGAATATAATGAAATAAGGGGTGGCGAGATTGGAATGATATTTCAGGATCCGTTATCAGCTTTAAATCCGTTAATGAGAATAGAAGCACAAATCGAAGAGGGACTTATTTATCACACAAAATTAAATCAAAATGAGCGAAAAAACAGAGTTTACGAACTATTGCAACAAGTGGGAATACAAAATTACAAAAGAATTGCAAGACAATTTCCTCACGAATTATCTGGGGGAATGCGACAGAGGGTTATGATTGCACTTGCTTTAGCTTGTAAACCAAACGTTATAATTGCTGACGAACCAACAACAGCACTAGACGTAACAATTCAAGCACAAATTTTAGATTTATTAAAATCAATTCAAGATGAAATACACGCTGGAATAATTTTGATAACACACGATTTAGGAGTTGTAGCTGAAATGGCTGACAGAGTAGCAGTTATGTATGCTGGAGAAATTGTCGAAATAGCATCTGTCAATGAACTATTTGAAAATCCAAAACATCCATATACAAGATCATTACTAAAATCAATCCCTCAAATAGACACAGAAACAGACGAATTATACACAATAAAAGGAACCGTTCCATCATTGAAAAATCTAGATAGAAACGGATGTAGATTTTCAAACAGAATTCCTTGGATTGATAAAAAAGAGCACGAAAACAATCCACAATTACACGAAATTGAAAAAGAACATTTTGTAAGATGTACTTGCTGGAAAAATTTTCATTTTCTTGAAGAAAAGAGAAATGGGAGATTATATATTTATTAA
- a CDS encoding ATP-binding cassette domain-containing protein: MSFLEVKNLKVHYPIRGGFFNKIIDYVYAVDGVDMLIEKGKSYGLVGESGSGKSTIGKAIIGLEKIRSGKIFYEGKEINHKKMRDKNLNYSKDIQMIFQDSLSSLNPKKRIIEIITEPLKNFENLSYEEEKRRASELLEIVGLSDDSLYKYPHEFSGGQRQRIGIARSVATKPKLIIADEPVSALDLSVQAQVLNYMKEIQKQFGMSYLFISHDLGVIKHMCDEIFIMYKGRFVEKGLKKDIYGNPQHIYTKRLIAAIPEVNPRNRKEKKLNRLAIEKEYKENESNYYDENGRVYDLKSLSETHFVALDGKKKGAK; the protein is encoded by the coding sequence ATGAGTTTTTTAGAAGTGAAAAATTTAAAAGTTCATTATCCTATCCGTGGTGGATTTTTTAACAAAATAATTGATTATGTTTACGCAGTTGATGGAGTAGATATGTTAATAGAAAAAGGAAAAAGTTATGGTCTGGTTGGTGAATCAGGGTCAGGAAAATCTACTATAGGAAAAGCGATAATTGGACTTGAAAAAATACGAAGTGGAAAGATTTTTTATGAAGGAAAAGAAATAAATCATAAAAAAATGAGAGATAAAAATTTGAATTATAGTAAGGATATACAGATGATATTTCAAGATTCATTGTCGAGTCTGAATCCGAAAAAAAGGATTATTGAAATAATTACAGAGCCTTTGAAGAATTTTGAGAATTTGTCGTATGAAGAGGAGAAAAGACGGGCTTCAGAATTGCTGGAAATTGTTGGATTATCGGATGATTCGTTGTATAAGTATCCGCATGAGTTTTCTGGAGGACAGCGTCAAAGAATTGGAATTGCTAGATCAGTTGCGACTAAGCCAAAATTGATTATTGCAGATGAGCCTGTTTCGGCGTTAGATTTGTCAGTTCAAGCTCAAGTATTAAATTACATGAAAGAAATTCAAAAACAATTTGGAATGAGTTATTTATTTATTTCTCATGATTTGGGAGTTATCAAGCATATGTGTGATGAAATTTTTATAATGTATAAAGGAAGATTTGTTGAAAAAGGATTGAAAAAAGATATTTATGGAAATCCTCAACATATTTACACAAAACGTTTGATAGCAGCGATTCCAGAAGTTAATCCTCGAAATAGGAAAGAGAAAAAATTAAATAGACTAGCGATTGAGAAGGAATATAAGGAAAATGAATCAAATTATTATGATGAAAATGGAAGAGTTTATGATTTGAAATCGTTGTCAGAAACACATTTTGTGGCATTAGATGGAAAAAAGAAAGGGGCGAAATAA